The proteins below come from a single Pichia kudriavzevii chromosome 2, complete sequence genomic window:
- a CDS encoding uncharacterized protein (PKUD0B07830; similar to Saccharomyces cerevisiae YDR152W (GIR2); ancestral locus Anc_8.334), with translation MDPLEEQHQELEILQSIYPDELTILTDKRFQINILLDTDSKRRHAVLLDVTYTDEYPENVPILNVTEGSVENEESDEEEGGEEDVNFDDDDGQTMSKKLLNLIETIRLDKEDYLELLRKLRGEAEDNVGMPSVFSLASSLKEHAETQFNEKFKAKEKEILNAREAHEREEQKKFTGTKVTPESFENWRKSFRAELGIDKRLEERYANVHKGRLTGKQIFEQGLASGEDLEGADDGHEVDMQELKKKMEETTL, from the coding sequence ATGGATCCGCTAGAAGAACAACATCAAGAACTAGAGATTTTACAATCAATTTATCCGGACGAACTGACGATTCTGACGGACAAAAGGTTTCAAATTAATATATTACTAGACACAGATTCGAAACGTAGACATGCGGTATTGCTAGATGTCACTTATACAGACGAATATCCAGAAAACGTTCCGATTCTCAATGTTACAGAAGGGTCggttgaaaatgaagagagTGACGAGGAAGAGGGTGGTGAAGAGGATGTgaattttgatgatgatgatggacAGACAATGTCGaagaaacttttgaatttaatCGAAACTATAAGGTTAGACAAAGAAGATTATTTAGAATTGCTTCGAAAACTAAGGGGAGAAGCAGAAGATAATGTAGGGATGCCAAGTGTGTTTTCCTTAGCctcttctttgaaagaaCATGCTGAAACTCAGTTCAAcgaaaaattcaaagcaaaggagaaagaaattttgaatgCACGTGAAGCACATGAACgtgaagaacaaaaaaagtttACTGGTACGAAGGTCACACCAGAGAGCTTCGAAAATTGGAGAAAGTCCTTCAGAGCTGAGCTTGGTATTGACAAAAGGTTAGAGGAGCGTTATGCAAATGTTCACAAGGGAAGGTTGACAGGTAAACAAATTTTCGAGCAAGGATTGGCTTCTGGCGAAGACTTGGAGGGTGCAGATGATGGCCATGAAGTAGACATGCAAGaactgaaaaagaaaatggaagaaaCGACACTTTAG
- a CDS encoding uncharacterized protein (PKUD0B07820; similar to Saccharomyces cerevisiae YLR141W (RRN5); ancestral locus Anc_8.347): MHEVEASDTERGMKRPLNEEDQSEEEVNTSKKQRATDNKPPWQLTYKPIKLDKEEDDKLIQDMLNHPLLGYFYYKNICQQFSKLIRLFFSHSGLRLKESFVRYVKFIDWHEFAETNLLIRPERNEWSTVAGSLDFPKIIKKTIKYRHVLVDLLNILYKGYKEGLKASEDLLLKRLVMFQDRLTKQNKYKSNAYYKLLCKEFTEYFDMNTGFGNSLNLQTKRESIYIRGAELTNEENRSSLQWTPEEKDIFYEALGRYGIHRVEEIAKLLPKKSSVDVMNLYNILSRELKRCKSDEKLNKKLLKQEDFPIAYEMSDDYIQYEENLASTFESLENSQFNNNLGVYRGKLIKYFRDRYSSLFIKKDFESMMKIINGLNNDEIIARSINQLAYAELYNLVVDYLTELMRRLYVKKLNELSVSQTYEWYSFIRTVRKPKDPKSMVNIIDPKNINREVKEDIDYFNSSNCETDDSSDEDNNFFPILRGRKKDIHRMTDKDITIKDKNDIYKIAITKDDVYELTNEMLREYNCSDELLKKIEGRIPLVQDTERKPKKRNTVAETISESIAGEDMVEDVEMNEDTDMESSSDEIDSSDIDGSDSDESDHDDNEALDIETILKNTEKIEDIQPEGEFENFSEIKSDDEHLDFNGGEDVVEDDGFNWYDDEFIVPDDSDEDNTVGLDLTTRGHEYLQRQFEVETSRCDSKDIKDSILHENLLLTHLTTEKDDNYNDDEYVDLLSTIHYGDSDFGEDPWKTEKGGFTLDTRIIEKNIKPMKEQLNQVLNK; the protein is encoded by the coding sequence ATGCATGAAGTGGAAGCAAGCGATACAGAGAGGGGAATGAAGCGACCGCTGAATGAGGAAGATCAATCCGAAGAGGAGGTTAATACTAGTAAAAAGCAAAGGGCTACTGATAATAAACCCCCATGGCAATTGACATACAAACCTATCAAACTggataaagaagaagatgataagCTGATACAAGATATGCTTAACCACCCACTGCTTGGATATTTTTACTACAAAAACATATGTCAACAATTTAGTAAACTAATACGGCTATTTTTCTCACATAGTGGTCTTCGACTAAAAGAAAGCTTTGTTCGATATGtgaaatttattgattggCATGAATTTGCAGAAACAAACTTACTTATTAGGCCCGAGAGAAATGAATGGTCAACAGTTGCGGGGTCATTAGATTTCCccaaaattataaaaaagaCCATCAAGTATAGACATGTACTAGTTGATCTCCTTAACATTCTATACAAAGGGTATAAGGAAGGACTAAAAGCTTCAGAGGACTTATTGTTAAAGAGATTAGTAATGTTTCAAGACAGGttgacaaaacaaaacaagtATAAAAGTAACGCATATTACAAATTATTGTGCAAAGAATTCACAGAGTACTTTGATATGAACACAGGATTTGGTAATAGCTTAAATTTACAAACCAAACGTGAAAGCATTTATATACGAGGTGCTGAATTAACTAACGAGGAGAATCGAAGTTCATTGCAATGGACACCAGAAGAGaaagatattttttatGAAGCGCTTGGGAGATACGGAATTCACAGAGTTGAGGAAATAGCCAAACTGCTTCCGAAAAAATCATCTGTTGATGTCATGAACCTATATAATATACTTTCTAGAGAATTGAAAAGGTGTAAATCggatgaaaaattgaataaGAAGTTGTTAAAGCAAGAAGATTTCCCTATTGCTTACGAAATGAGTGATGATTATATTCAGtatgaagaaaatttaGCATCCACATTTGAGAGTTTAGAAAATAGTCAGTTCAATAACAATTTAGGAGTTTATCGAGGAAAATTGATTAAGTATTTTAGAGATAGATATAGTAGTCTGTTCATCAAAAAAGACTTTGAGTCCATGATGAAAATTATCAATGGATTAAATAACGATGAAATAATAGCAAGGtcaataaatcaattgGCATATGCTGAGCTTTACAACTTAGTAGTAGACTATTTGACTGAGTTAATGCGTCGACTATATGttaaaaaattgaatgaattgAGTGTTTCGCAAACTTATGAATGGTATTCATTTATCAGAACAGTCAGGAAACCTAAAGATCCGAAGTCTATGGTTAATATAATCGATCCGAAAAACATAAATAGAGAAGTGAAAGAGGATATTGATTACTTTAATAGCTCAAATTGTGAAACGGATGACTCTTCTGATGAAGACAATAActtttttcctattttaaggggaaggaaaaaagatATACATCGAATGACAGACAAAGACATCACTATCAAGGACAAAAACgatatttacaaaatagCGATAACCAAGGATGATGTGTATGAGTTAACAAATGAAATGTTGAGAGAATACAACTGTTCTGATGAGTTGTTAAAGAAGATTGAGGGGAGAATTCCACTTGTCCAAGATACCGAGAGAAAGCCCAAGAAACGTAATACAGTTGCTGAAACTATTAGTGAATCTATTGCGGGTGAAGATATGGTTGAAGATGTAGAGATGAATGAAGATACTGATATGGAAAGCTCATCAGATGAGATTGATAGCTCAGATATTGATGGATCTGATAGTGACGAAAGTGATCACGATGATAATGAAGCGTTGGATATTGAAACGATATTGAAGAAcacagaaaaaattgaagacatCCAACCAGAAGGagagtttgaaaatttcagtgAGATAAAGTCTGATGACGAGCATTTGGATTTTAATGGAGGTGAAGACGTAGTCGAGGATGATGGATTTAATTGgtatgatgatgaattcatTGTCCCTGACGATAGCGATGAAGATAACACTGTGGGATTAGATTTAACCACAAGAGGTCACGAATACTTGCAGAGGCAGTTTGAAGTGGAGACAAGTCGGTGTGACTCcaaagatatcaaagatAGCATACTACACGAAAATCTCTTACTCACACACTTAACAACAGAGAAAGATGATAACTacaatgatgatgaatacGTGGATTTGCTATCTACTATACATTACGGTGATTCTGATTTTGGGGAGGATCCATGGAAGACTGAAAAAGGTGGATTCACATTAGACACAAGGataattgagaaaaatatcaagcCAATGAAAGAACAACTTAATCAGGTGCTGAATAAGTAA
- a CDS encoding uncharacterized protein (PKUD0B07790; similar to Saccharomyces cerevisiae YER055C (HIS1); ancestral locus Anc_7.232), which translates to MDLVNHMTDRLLFAVPKKGRLYEKCTSMLKGADIQFNRSNRLDIALCLNLPIALIFLPAADIPTFVGEGRCDIGITGYDQVMESQVDVDMGVDLSFGKCKLQIQVPVNGQYTKPEQLIGKTIVSSFVNLTREYFVKLEGVKDVSELKTKVKYVGGSVEASCALGVGDAIVDLVESGETMKAAGLHAIETILDTSAHLIYSKNPSHPELLELIQSRFEGLLAANKYVLCNYNAPREKLPELLKITPGRRAATVSPLESSDWVAVSSMVEKKNIANIMDELKRIGASDILTFNITNCRV; encoded by the coding sequence ATGGACTTAGTTAACCATATGACAGATAGACTGCTTTTTGCAGTTCCTAAGAAAGGTAGGCTCTACGAAAAATGCACCTCGATGCTGAAAGGTGCCGATATTCAATTCAATAGATCTAACAGATTAGATATTGCATTATGTCTCAACCTACCTATAGCTTTGATCTTTCTACCTGCTGCAGATATTCCTACATTCGTTGGTGAAGGTAGATGTGATATTGGGATCACTGGTTATGACCAAGTTATGGAGTCCCAAGTTGACGTTGATATGGGTGTCGACTTATCGTTTGGTAAATGTAAGTTACAAATCCAGGTACCTGTGAATGGACAATACACTAAACCAGAGCAACTTATTGGCAAGACCATTGTTTCATCTTTTGTCAACTTAACAAGAGAATATTTTGTTAAATTAGAAGGAGTTAAGGACGTCAGTGAATTGAAAACCAAAGTTAAGTATGTCGGTGGTTCAGTTGAAGCATCCTGTGCTTTAGGCGTTGGTGATGCAATTGTAGACTTGGTTGAATCTGGAGAAACTATGAAAGCTGCAGGATTGCATGCCATCGAAACGATCTTGGATACATCTGCACATTTGATCTACTCCAAAAATCCTTCACACCCGGAACTGTTGGAATTGATTCAATCAAGATTTGAAGGTCTTCTGGCAGCTAACAAGTATGTTTTGTGTAATTACAATGCACCAAGGGAGAAACTCCCTGAGCTATTGAAGATCACACCAGGCAGAAGAGCTGCAACTGTCTCTCCATTAGAAAGTTCGGACTGGGTTGCTGTTTCTAGTATggttgaaaagaagaacattGCGAATATTATGGATGAATTAAAGAGAATTGGTGCGTCTGATATTCTCACATTCAATATTACAAATTGTAGAGTTTAA
- a CDS encoding uncharacterized protein (PKUD0B07840; similar to Saccharomyces cerevisiae YDR161W; ancestral locus Anc_8.343) — protein MSENPLLGLIHRASILLPTNPEQALQDLLAYKSTYSESPLYLQTLGEAYLETSNVEDAYGVLSKACELDPIAEQGTEKFFHLGQIVGGENGVQLLEVGVARLIQQAQILQSLSTGELQANEDLDQGVQILLQAYGSEEKISEYIVSKLTQGIAAIIEIWMTDLCMEPQAESECEKWAQSLLDMCNDNPETHSVIASIRISQERIQDAIKEIEVSWDLFQKKKQTLEDIANSNENIDPDEIEMMYIELYQPLVTLAKYAVECGMFETAADISASARDINEDGVEAMYVEGFANYLDAIRIQNNVTGEDSMKIGREFEEYTLNGKVDENDPSHTPIYASRLALSAAVKSLYDEELAAQIDMELQKTIKELLEKVGGFLNKEKDVTGVNESNWEDEIQEE, from the coding sequence ATGTCTGAGAATCCACTACTGGGATTGATTCACAGGGCTTCtattcttcttccaacTAATCCCGAACAAGCCCTTCAAGATTTACTCGCTTATAAATCTACCTACTCTGAATCACCATTGTACTTACAAACATTAGGTGAAGCTTACCTTGAAACATccaatgttgaagatgcaTACGGAGTTTTATCGAAAGCATGTGAACTAGATCCAATTGCAGAACAGGGAACAGAAAAGTTTTTTCACTTGGGTCAAATTGTCGGTGGTGAAAATGGAGTACAGTTACTCGAAGTCGGTGTTGCAAGATTAATCCAGCAAGCTCAAATTTTACAATCCTTGAGTACAGGTGAGTTACAAGCAAATGAAGATTTAGACCAAGGGGTCCAAATACTATTACAAGCATATGGAAGTGAAGAGAAAATAAGTGAATATATTGTTAGTAAACTTACTCAAGGTATTGCTGCAATTATTGAAATCTGGATGACAGACTTGTGTATGGAACCACAAGCTGAGTCAGAGTGTGAAAAATGGGCTCAAAGTTTATTGGACATGTGTAATGACAATCCAGAGACACATTCTGTTATTGCCAGTATTCGTATTTCACAAGAGAGGATCCAAGATGCAATTAAGGAAATTGAAGTATCATGGGACTTattccaaaagaagaaacagacATTGGAAGACATTGCAAACtcaaatgaaaacataGATCCAGACGAAATTGAAATGATGTATATCGAGCTGTACCAACCTTTAGTCACGCTAGCCAAATATGCCGTTGAATGCGGTATGTTTGAAACTGCAGCTGATATTTCTGCATCTGCAAGAGATATCAATGAAGATGGTGTTGAGGCAATGTACGTTGAGGGTTTTGCAAATTATTTGGACGCCATTAGAATACAGAATAACGTTACCGGTGAAGACTCCATGAAAATTGGACgtgaatttgaagaatatacATTGAACGGCAaggttgatgaaaacgATCCAAGCCACACGCCCATCTATGCCTCTCGGTTGGCTCTCAGTGCGGCGGTAAAATCACTCTACGACGAAGAGCTAGCTGCACAGATCGACATGGAATTgcaaaaaacaataaaggAACTACTTGAAAAAGTGGGTGGTTTCCTGAACAAGGAAAAGGATGTAACCGGTGTCAACGAATCGAATTGGGAAGATGAAATTCAGGAAGAATAA
- a CDS encoding uncharacterized protein (PKUD0B07800; similar to Saccharomyces cerevisiae YDR155C (CPR1); ancestral locus Anc_8.336) has product MSTTYFDVSANGQPLGRITFKLYSDVPKTAENFRALCTGEKGFGYKDSIFHRVIPEFMLQGGDFTNFNGTGGKSIYGNKFADENFIHRHTKPGLLSMANAGPNTNGSQFFITTVPCPWLDGKHVVFGEVTDGLDVVKKVESLGSPSGQTRAEIKITDCGEL; this is encoded by the coding sequence ATGTCCACCACTTACTTTGACGTCTCCGCAAACGGCCAACCATTAGGTAGAATTACCTTCAAGCTTTACTCTGATGTCCCAAAGACAGCAGAAAACTTCAGAGCTTTATGTACTGGTGAAAAGGGTTTCGGTTACAAGGACTCCATCTTCCACAGAGTTATTCCAGAATTCATGTTACAAGGTGGTGATTTCACCAACTTCAATGGTACCGGTGGTAAGTCCATCTACGGTAACAAGTTTGCTGATGAAAACTTCATCCACAGACACACCAAGCCAGGTCTTTTATCCATGGCTAATGCAGGTCCAAACACCAACGGTTCTCAATTCTTCATTACCACCGTTCCATGCCCATGGTTAGATGGTAAGCACGTTGTTTTCGGTGAAGTCACCGATGGTTTAGACGTTGTCAAGAAGGTTGAATCTTTAGGTTCCCCATCTGGTCAAACCAGAGCAGAAATCAAGATCACTGATTGTGGTGAATTATAA
- a CDS encoding uncharacterized protein (PKUD0B07860; similar to Saccharomyces cerevisiae YDR163W (CWC15); ancestral locus Anc_8.345) yields MTGAHRPTFDHAMGKEKKISSSITHKRALPSHSKLKFRNKKQKRYSEFEESDTDHKLEHENDSKTKELIIKIPDSLSEHNGRRIVSPDSMDDNSRKSDTIVLHSGLDKQEGNEEEIAEESVEESEDESDDEEELLREMSLIKKEREQALLRKKQEDVESKALVSNPLLRLKSEEAEQPQRKSWRVAKPMAKSTKVSQVDRYTNDTLKSDYHKEFLDKYVKN; encoded by the coding sequence ATGACAGGTGCACACAGACCTACATTTGATCATGCCATGGggaaggagaagaaaatttCTTCCTCCATTACTCACAAAAGAGCACTTCCTTCTCACTCCAAGCTAAAATTTCGTAataagaaacagaaaagaTACTCTGAATTCGAAGAGTCTGACACTGATCACAAACTCGAACACGAAAATGATtccaaaacaaaagagTTAATTATAAAGATACCAGATAGTTTGAGTGAACATAATGGAAGGCGTATTGTTAGCCCAGACAGCATGGATGACAATAGTCGAAAAAGTGATACAATAGTACTCCATAGCGGACTAGACAAACAAGAAGGtaatgaggaagaaattgcaGAAGAAAGTGTGGAAGAAAGTGAAGACgaaagtgatgatgaagaagaattacTTCGTGAAATGTCTCTTattaaaaaagaaagagagcaAGCCCTACTCCGGAAGAAGCAGGAAGACGTTGAAAGCAAAGCCTTAGTGTCTAATCCCTTATTAAGGCTCAAAAGCGAAGAAGCTGAACAACCTCAGAGAAAATCTTGGAGGGTAGCTAAACCAATGGCTAAATCAACTAAAGTTTCTCAAGTTGATAGGTACACTAACGATACACTCAAAAGCGATTACCACAAAGAATTCCTTGATAAATACGTTAAAAATTAA
- a CDS encoding uncharacterized protein (PKUD0B07850; similar to Saccharomyces cerevisiae YDR162C (NBP2); ancestral locus Anc_8.344), producing MVLEASAEKSREGEKRDIEKNIPETSTDNSWEIPQTSMEDSQLSKIIDIRVTPSIKDFAYDISDPRHFGIYDNDDSDDGDDNDDDRSNDEYDDVDDDYILQQGHSEGIYSKENLENYSDLKSEGNALFLDGSRQYGLERDQQRNDHTTNEILHAIALYPFVPENSNELPLVPDQVLIINYECGDGWLVAHDPQTGQTGLVPSEYIQMVGEAPAGSFDDQDNYEPIEDPSEEQLDELSPTYQSFVDDIKDARRFMPEILNGDVDDVPTESLGKLSI from the coding sequence ATGGTTTTGGAGGCATCAGCAGAGAAAAgtagagaaggagaaaagagagatattgaaaaaaacatacCTGAAACCTCTACAGATAACTCGTGGGAAATTCCTCAAACAAGCATGGAAGATTCACAATTGAGTAAAATAATCGATATACGAGTAACACCAAGTATTAAGGACTTTGCGTATGACATTTCAGATCCTAGGCATTTTGGGATATACGATAATGATGATAgtgatgatggtgatgataatgatgatgatagGAGCAACGATGAATACGATGATGTAGACGATGATTACATTTTGCAACAAGGACATAGTGAAGGAATATActccaaagaaaatcttGAGAACTATTCAGATTTAAAGAGTGAAGGGAATGCCTTATTTCTTGATGGTTCTAGGCAGTATGGGTTGGAACGAGATCAGCAAAGAAACGATCATACTACCAATGAAATATTACATGCTATAGCATTGTATCCGTTTGTCCCTGAAAATTCAAACGAATTACCCCTTGTCCCTGACCAGGTGCTAATAATTAACTACGAATGTGGTGACGGATGGCTAGTTGCTCATGACCCCCAAACGGGTCAAACAGGTCTTGTGCCTAGTGAATATATACAAATGGTTGGCGAGGCTCCAGCTGGATCTTTTGATGACCAAGACAACTATGAGCCAATCGAGGATCCATCTGAAGAGCAACTGGATGAATTATCTCCAACATACCAAAGCTTTGTAGACGATATTAAAGATGCACGCAGGTTCATGCCTGAAATACTAAACGGAGATGTCGATGATGTGCCGACGGAAAGCTTGGGTAAACTCTCGATTTAG
- a CDS encoding uncharacterized protein (PKUD0B07810; similar to Saccharomyces cerevisiae YLR139C (SLS1); ancestral locus Anc_8.346), whose amino-acid sequence MLKPYTRRTFFKQSLVCSFKRWNSKVEISGISSAKISAEGNEETETLSASTPTSTPNASTAPDLPCENDVSTLTDLPWEEPEVKDKLFPETNNRFKESSVNELILAPMKKKSSPIQKLQPRKRNVKSASDINIQIERDFKNLMQFKYNVTPDDFFANIDDLKPSSNIVTIKQLGELAQTLDKSFRVKQLKSYIFERAPEITIRKSDTKKKLINKLISEHWDLKVTLDPTEDLISEITIDISNSRDLFLLLSHKGFLPQHWSLIGAQLSLSKSRHELVVRGSSNIVNFVQASWNDLLNNVSTDTLELYDVKRFYKSINKTLDLDLIQKEFSVYFDKITYDSDSEKYMLSAIKNSLISKVKIEILKATEYRVGSSAVVIDELIERAKKTDKEMLVRMEIWDDSLPWYVRPENCFRYAMSKKRKSESLLSDESMVVKILSEEVQDLKAEVEEAKEKFEYNYIQSGIRDEVKINRDEDYDKNFFKIKEGSVVSEVELDATSIQKELLSIPEVKVEGKLVLDNTISVKLGKLLYSKEDDSASHFNSNIPEFIRRIGKLELMDKGSSLFGSSGGILNRFSKQIHIKLIPNGFWDNKFDKFTKFPSIDILVDYRDNRLEVNNFSAFVSEVERNVDVAIPTLELDLRFQNSINSMLVYNKDQWILNGRSEAEFQDTNGDKEENDVTRNKKQINMFISQIARKNLDSRSTAGLRGMIHQFKYKPYTFIINGEPIKYSAVSVDFVKSIELEHEGLPVSLELKDDGEHQRVEVSMLKEENATMDSFVQSSISLSQFLCK is encoded by the coding sequence ATGCTCAAGCCATACACAAGGAGGACATTTTTCAAGCAGTCATTGGTGTGCTCGTTCAAGAGATGGAATTCCAAGGTAGAAATCTCAGGAATTTCATCTGCGAAGATCTCAGCTGAAGGTAATGAGGAAACTGAAACACTGTCGGCGTCAACACCAACGTCAACGCCAAATGCATCAACAGCACCAGACCTTCCTTGCGAAAATGATGTGTCTACTCTAACAGACTTGCCGTGGGAGGAGCCTGAAGTGAAAGACAAGTTGTTCCCAGAAACGAACAATAGATTTAAGGAATCATCGGTTAACGAATTAATCCTAGctccaatgaaaaaaaaatcatcaccTATTCAAAAATTGCAGCCACGTAAGAGAAACGTCAAGTCAGCCAGTGATataaatattcaaattgaGAGAGACTTTAAAAATTTAATGCAATTTAAGTACAACGTTACCCCAGatgatttctttgcaaACATAGATGATCTGAAACCATCGAGCAATATAGTAACGATAAAACAACTAGGCGAACTAGCTCAAACACTAGATAAATCATTTCGAGTGAAACAACTCAAGAGTTACATATTTGAAAGAGCACCTGAAATCACAATCAGAAAATCAGAcaccaaaaaaaagctaATTAACAAATTAATATCGGAGCACTGGGATTTAAAGGTAACCCTAGACCCAACAGAAGACTTGATTAGTGAAATCACAATCGATATATCTAATAGTAGAGActtgtttttattattgaGTCACAAAGGGTTTTTGCCTCAGCATTGGTCATTGATTGGTGCACAGCTATCATTAAGCAAATCACGTCATGAACTAGTCGTAAGGGGCAGTAGTAATATTGTCAATTTTGTCCAAGCGTCGTGGAATGATTTATTGAACAATGTTTCCACAGACACTTTGGAGTTATATGATGTCAAAAGATTCTACAAATCTATCAATAAAACATTAGATTTGGACCTAATTCAAAAGGAGTTTagtgtttattttgataaaataacATACGATAGTGACAGTGAAAAATATATGCTATCAGCAATCAAGAATTCATTGATAAGTAAGGTCAAAATTGAGATTCTAAAAGCCACGGAGTATAGAGTCGGCAGTAGTGCCGTTGTGATTGATGAACTAATCGAAAGAGCGAAAAAGACGGATAAAGAGATGTTAGTTAGAATGGAAATTTGGGATGATAGTTTACCATGGTACGTGAGACCTGAGAATTGCTTCAGATATGCCATGTcgaagaaaagaaaaagcgAAAGTTTATTGAGTGATGAGAGTATGGTTGTTAAGATTTTAAGTGAAGAAGTCCAGGACCTGAAAGCCGAGGTGGAAGAAGCTAAggaaaaatttgaatataacTATATCCAATCTGGCATCAGAGATGAAGTCAAAATAAATAGAGACGAAGATTACGAcaaaaatttcttcaaaattaagGAGGGTTCAGTTGTCAGTGAAGTTGAACTGGATGCCACCTCTATTCAAAAAGAACTCCTCAGTATTCCTGAAGTCAAAGTTGAAGGTAAGCTTGTGCTTGATAATACGATCAGTGTGAAATTAGGAAAGTTATTATATTCTAAGGAGGATGATTCGGCCTCACATTTCAACTCAAACATTCCTGAATTTATCCGTAGAATTGGAAAGCTTGAGCTTATGGACAAGGGCTCTTCATTGTTTGGATCATCTGGTGGTATTTTAAACAGATTCAGTAAGCAAATCCATATCAAACTCATTCCTAATGGATTTTGGGACAATAAGTTTGACAAGTTTACTAAATTCCCAAGTATTGACATATTAGTAGACTATAGGGACAACAGGTTAGAAGTAAATAACTTCAGTGCTTTTGTTAGTGAAGTTGAGAGAAATGTCGATGTTGCGATTCCTACATTAGAACTCGACTTGAGATTTCAGAATAGTATTAACTCTATGTTAGTTTACAATAAGGATCAGTGGATACTTAATGGACGATCAGAGGCCGAGTTTCAAGATACTAATGGGGACAAGGAGGAAAACGACGTCACTCGGAATAAGAAGCAAATTAATATGTTTATCTCCCAAATAGCAAGGAAGAACTTGGATAGCAGAAGCACTGCGGGTTTACGAGGAATGATCCATCAATTTAAATACAAGCCCTACACTTTTATTATCAACGGTGAACCAATAAAGTATAGTGCTGTTTCAGTTGACTTTGTGAAAAGTATCGAACTTGAGCATGAAGGTCTCCCCGTATCACTTGAGCTAAAAGACGATGGGGAGCATCAACGCGTTGAAGTTTCCATGCTTAAAGAGGAGAACGCCACGATGGACTCCTTTGTCCAGTCCAGTATCTCCCTTTCTCAATTCCTTTGTAAATAG